A section of the Petrimonas sulfuriphila genome encodes:
- a CDS encoding MotA/TolQ/ExbB proton channel family protein — MKKLFAILAIFGLMSVGLPTILSAQDAPAAPAVEETAPAAVSVAETDGGGFHQALKVKFIEGGAGFMAPIALCLILGLAFALERIIYLSLADVNPKTLLNGVGEALDRGDIEAAKDIARNTRGPIASIAYQGLLRLDQGPDAVERAIVAYGGVQSGLLERNLSWITLFIALAPSLGFLGTVVGMVMAFDDIQRAGDMSPTIVAGGMKVALITTVFGLIVALILQVFYNYILSKLEGILNKMEDASITLLDQVVKYNVKYKKL; from the coding sequence ATGAAAAAGTTATTTGCAATTTTAGCAATCTTCGGCCTTATGTCTGTAGGATTGCCGACAATTCTTTCCGCTCAAGATGCTCCCGCTGCACCTGCAGTAGAAGAAACAGCTCCAGCAGCAGTATCGGTTGCCGAAACTGATGGAGGTGGATTTCACCAGGCTCTGAAAGTTAAATTTATTGAAGGTGGTGCCGGGTTTATGGCTCCCATCGCTCTCTGTTTAATTCTCGGTCTGGCTTTTGCTCTTGAAAGAATTATTTATTTAAGCTTGGCAGATGTTAATCCGAAAACATTGTTAAACGGGGTTGGTGAAGCACTCGACAGAGGAGATATCGAAGCTGCAAAAGACATTGCCCGCAATACCCGCGGCCCGATCGCCTCAATTGCATATCAGGGATTACTTCGCCTGGACCAAGGACCTGACGCAGTAGAACGCGCTATCGTGGCTTACGGAGGTGTACAAAGTGGATTGCTTGAAAGAAACCTTTCCTGGATTACCCTGTTTATCGCTCTTGCTCCGTCTCTCGGATTCTTGGGAACAGTAGTAGGTATGGTTATGGCGTTTGACGACATCCAACGTGCAGGTGACATGAGCCCGACAATTGTTGCCGGTGGTATGAAAGTGGCTTTGATCACGACTGTATTTGGTCTTATTGTGGCTCTTATCCTTCAGGTTTTCTACAACTATATTCTTTCCAAACTGGAAGGTATACTCAATAAAATGGAAGATGCTTCCATCACCCTTCTCGACCAGGTAGTAAAATACAACGTTAAATACAAAAAATTATAA
- a CDS encoding TatD family hydrolase produces MKIVDTHAHLYLDAFDNDLDDVVVRARAIGVEKILLPNIDETTVSDLKQTVDRYPSFLIPMMGLHPTNVREDWEQQLQIIYDELSRPGYIAIGEIGIDLYWDKSSKERQVAAFERQLAWSIEKKLPVAIHSREAIPEVIESIKKTGEKDLFGVFHSFGGSIGELKEILELGNFYIGINGVVTFKKSGLMETLENCVLENIILETDSPYLAPVPYRGKRNEPGYLSEVVKKLSTIYRKTEEEITEITTLNAYRLFNIDYYK; encoded by the coding sequence ATGAAAATCGTTGATACGCACGCCCACCTGTACCTGGATGCTTTCGATAATGACCTGGACGATGTAGTTGTCAGGGCCAGGGCCATTGGTGTGGAAAAAATCCTGTTGCCCAATATAGATGAAACAACCGTTTCGGATTTAAAACAAACCGTTGATAGATACCCGTCTTTTTTAATACCGATGATGGGGTTGCATCCTACAAACGTGCGGGAGGACTGGGAGCAACAGCTGCAAATCATTTACGACGAGCTAAGCCGCCCGGGATATATAGCCATCGGTGAGATAGGTATCGACTTGTATTGGGATAAAAGCTCAAAAGAAAGGCAGGTAGCCGCTTTTGAAAGGCAGCTTGCCTGGAGCATTGAAAAAAAACTGCCGGTAGCCATTCATTCAAGAGAGGCTATCCCGGAAGTGATAGAATCGATAAAAAAAACCGGAGAAAAAGACCTTTTCGGAGTCTTCCACAGTTTTGGAGGAAGCATAGGCGAGCTGAAAGAGATCCTGGAACTTGGGAATTTTTACATCGGGATAAACGGAGTGGTCACCTTCAAAAAATCGGGATTGATGGAAACACTGGAAAATTGTGTGTTGGAGAACATCATCCTCGAAACCGACTCCCCCTATCTTGCACCGGTTCCTTACAGAGGCAAACGTAACGAGCCGGGATATTTAAGTGAGGTCGTAAAAAAACTTTCAACAATTTATCGCAAAACGGAGGAGGAAATTACTGAAATAACAACGCTGAACGCTTATCGTTTGTTTAATATAGATTATTATAAATAA
- a CDS encoding polyprenyl synthetase family protein → MILHSADTLSKKIEEAIQSISFDLKPASLFEPISYTLSVGGKRVRPLLALLATDMFDKEVDLSLKPAIGIEIFHNFTLLHDDLMDNSDMRRGMPAVHKKWDANTAILSGDAMLIESYKYVSSVPPAVLPEILGLFSKTAMEVCQGQQLDMDFEKRTDVTESEYLEMIVLKTAVLLACSLKMGALLAGASPRDAELLYTFGINIGLAFQLKDDLLDVYGDVKTFGKNIGGDIVSNKKTYLLIKALKTSGERQRTELLKWITAEKFDKNEKIESVKNIYNDLNLKSISENLIEKYYLAALDSLSLVHVADERKKELISLSENLMYREK, encoded by the coding sequence ATGATCTTACACAGCGCGGATACCTTAAGTAAGAAAATTGAGGAAGCCATCCAAAGCATCTCTTTCGATTTAAAACCAGCGAGCCTTTTCGAGCCCATCAGCTACACCCTCTCCGTTGGAGGAAAAAGGGTGCGCCCGCTGCTGGCCTTGTTAGCCACGGATATGTTTGACAAGGAGGTGGACCTATCGTTGAAGCCGGCTATAGGGATAGAGATTTTTCACAACTTCACCCTGTTGCACGACGACCTGATGGACAATTCGGATATGCGGAGAGGCATGCCGGCGGTCCACAAGAAGTGGGATGCCAACACCGCCATTCTCTCGGGTGACGCCATGCTGATAGAATCGTATAAATACGTAAGTTCCGTGCCACCCGCTGTCCTGCCGGAAATCCTTGGCCTCTTTTCAAAAACGGCCATGGAGGTGTGTCAGGGACAACAGCTGGATATGGATTTCGAGAAAAGAACAGATGTCACAGAGTCGGAGTACCTGGAGATGATCGTGCTAAAGACGGCGGTACTTCTAGCCTGTTCGCTCAAGATGGGAGCCTTGCTGGCCGGAGCCTCCCCGCGTGATGCGGAACTGCTCTACACCTTTGGCATAAACATCGGACTGGCTTTTCAACTGAAAGATGATTTGTTGGATGTTTACGGAGATGTTAAAACGTTTGGGAAAAATATCGGCGGAGACATTGTCAGCAATAAAAAAACCTACCTGTTGATAAAAGCGCTGAAAACATCCGGCGAAAGGCAACGCACGGAGTTACTAAAATGGATTACCGCAGAAAAATTCGACAAAAACGAAAAAATTGAATCCGTTAAAAATATTTACAATGATTTAAATTTAAAGTCGATTTCGGAAAATCTCATTGAAAAGTATTATCTTGCAGCGTTGGATTCTCTTTCGTTGGTGCATGTGGCTGACGAAAGGAAAAAAGAACTCATTTCCTTGTCGGAAAACCTGATGTACAGAGAAAAATAA
- a CDS encoding energy transducer TonB, translating to MNDEVKKSPKANIEALKLTSILMGMVVGVALLFFAFEWSSETKKLDESVIVQDVLAEEEIEITRRDPTPPPPPPPPAPETPEIIQVVEEKVETRIEINTEDDASKRQMEAYVPPPPPKPKVEEVTEEIFVVVEEQPEFPGGNTAMMKFLSDNIKYPVIAQENGIQGRVITNFVVERDGSITDVQVVRGVDPSLDKEAIRVIQSMPKWKAGRQRGSAVRVRFTLPVVFRLQQ from the coding sequence ATGAATGATGAAGTAAAAAAATCACCCAAAGCGAATATTGAAGCGCTCAAGCTGACTTCCATCCTGATGGGTATGGTAGTGGGAGTAGCGCTGTTGTTCTTCGCTTTTGAATGGTCTTCAGAAACCAAAAAACTGGACGAGAGTGTTATCGTTCAGGACGTTCTGGCAGAAGAAGAAATTGAAATCACTCGTCGCGATCCGACTCCGCCACCGCCACCACCGCCACCGGCACCGGAAACTCCGGAAATCATTCAGGTAGTGGAAGAAAAAGTGGAAACAAGAATCGAGATCAACACGGAGGATGATGCAAGTAAGAGACAAATGGAAGCTTACGTGCCGCCACCACCACCAAAACCTAAGGTAGAAGAAGTTACCGAAGAAATTTTCGTTGTGGTAGAAGAACAACCGGAATTCCCGGGAGGAAATACAGCCATGATGAAGTTCTTAAGCGACAACATTAAATACCCGGTAATTGCTCAGGAAAACGGCATCCAGGGACGTGTCATCACCAATTTTGTGGTAGAGAGAGACGGAAGTATTACTGACGTTCAGGTAGTTCGCGGAGTTGACCCATCGCTCGACAAAGAGGCTATCCGCGTTATCCAGTCGATGCCAAAATGGAAAGCCGGAAGGCAACGTGGTTCAGCAGTGCGTGTACGATTCACACTCCCTGTGGTGTTCCGCCTGCAACAATAA
- the hpt gene encoding hypoxanthine phosphoribosyltransferase translates to MNEIVTIKDKQFEKFIEFEQIQAAINRIAEKMDRDLRDKKPVFIAVLNGAFMFAGELMKEVSVPCEITFVRLASYQGTTTTNKVQEVLGLNESIENRTVVIVEDIVDSGNTMVALKEELNKLNPKEIKIATLLLKPDALKQEIQLDYVALEIPNDFIVGYGLDYDGYGRNLKDIYKIRP, encoded by the coding sequence ATGAATGAAATAGTAACCATCAAGGACAAGCAGTTTGAAAAATTCATCGAATTCGAGCAGATTCAAGCCGCTATCAATCGGATTGCAGAAAAAATGGACCGTGATCTACGCGATAAAAAACCTGTTTTTATTGCCGTACTCAACGGCGCTTTTATGTTTGCCGGAGAGCTGATGAAAGAAGTGAGCGTCCCCTGCGAGATAACTTTTGTACGATTGGCTTCCTATCAGGGAACAACCACCACCAATAAAGTACAGGAAGTGCTGGGTTTGAACGAAAGCATCGAGAACCGTACGGTTGTGATTGTGGAAGACATCGTGGATTCGGGAAATACGATGGTGGCGCTCAAAGAAGAACTCAACAAGCTCAACCCCAAAGAGATAAAGATTGCCACCCTGCTACTGAAGCCGGACGCGCTGAAACAGGAGATACAACTCGATTACGTAGCACTGGAAATCCCCAACGATTTTATCGTGGGCTATGGCCTGGACTACGACGGTTACGGAAGAAACTTAAAGGACATTTACAAGATCAGGCCCTGA
- a CDS encoding AhpC/TSA family protein, with amino-acid sequence MKKYVSLLPAVLLTAAVLLSCQSEKTFEVKGELSAAGDQTLYLEHRGLGGVELLDSVKLKENGKFAFKEKAPVNPEFYQLRVGSQVAVFAIDSIETLQVRGDAKDLASTLSIENSPVNEQIRQIDSQTRQVNIRISEAEKKHTAKAIDDVAYLAELDSVLTAYKAEITKLILGNPSGAAAYYAVFQKVDGYLIFDPYNKQDYAMFGAVATSWDRYYPGTPRSKHLYDFTMNALKTRKQQEQQAALLENVPVVSGLSLPDIVLTEVNGEKITLSSQKGKVVVLDFTVYKSDFSPAHNMELNKIYSQHKAKGLEIYQISFDSDEHFWKNAASNLPWITVRDPQNVYSRLLSTYNVRDIPTAFVINRDGDVVARVENYATLPGEVGKVL; translated from the coding sequence ATGAAAAAATACGTTTCTTTGTTACCCGCAGTGTTGTTAACAGCTGCTGTCCTGCTGTCCTGTCAGTCGGAGAAAACCTTTGAGGTAAAAGGAGAACTCTCTGCTGCCGGCGATCAGACCTTATACCTGGAGCACCGTGGCCTGGGTGGTGTTGAACTGCTCGATTCGGTTAAGCTGAAAGAGAACGGGAAGTTTGCATTTAAAGAAAAGGCCCCCGTAAATCCCGAATTTTACCAGTTGAGGGTAGGGAGCCAGGTGGCTGTTTTTGCCATCGACTCGATAGAGACTTTGCAGGTCAGGGGCGATGCGAAAGACCTGGCGAGTACGTTGTCCATCGAAAACTCGCCCGTGAACGAGCAGATCAGGCAGATCGATTCCCAGACCCGTCAAGTCAACATCCGGATCAGTGAAGCGGAAAAAAAACATACAGCCAAGGCTATTGACGACGTGGCTTACCTGGCCGAGCTCGACTCCGTCCTGACAGCGTACAAGGCGGAAATCACCAAACTGATACTGGGCAATCCTTCGGGTGCGGCGGCATACTATGCGGTTTTTCAGAAGGTGGACGGCTACCTGATATTTGATCCTTACAACAAGCAGGATTACGCCATGTTTGGAGCGGTGGCCACGTCGTGGGACCGGTACTATCCCGGCACCCCCCGATCGAAGCACCTGTACGACTTCACGATGAATGCCCTGAAAACAAGGAAACAGCAGGAACAACAGGCTGCCCTGCTCGAGAATGTTCCGGTTGTTTCCGGGTTATCGCTGCCGGATATCGTTCTGACGGAAGTTAACGGGGAAAAAATAACCCTCTCCTCGCAAAAGGGAAAAGTGGTTGTACTGGACTTCACCGTGTATAAATCGGACTTCTCCCCTGCTCACAACATGGAGTTGAACAAAATCTATTCGCAGCACAAGGCTAAAGGGTTGGAGATCTATCAGATCTCTTTCGATTCAGACGAGCATTTCTGGAAGAACGCGGCGAGCAACCTGCCCTGGATTACCGTTCGTGATCCGCAAAACGTATATTCCCGCCTGCTCTCCACGTATAATGTCCGCGATATACCTACGGCATTTGTTATCAACAGGGATGGTGATGTGGTGGCACGTGTTGAAAATTACGCAACCCTTCCCGGCGAAGTGGGGAAAGTATTGTAA
- the greA gene encoding transcription elongation factor GreA translates to MAITYMTEEGLRKLKEELVHMESVQRPEISRQIAEARDKGDLSENAEYDAAKEAQGLLEGKIAQLKGLIATARIIDESAISTDEIQIMNKVTIKNLKTKKDMTYMLVSESEADLKSGKIAVNTPIAQGLLGKKVGDKVDIQVPSGTLSFEVLDISI, encoded by the coding sequence ATGGCAATTACTTATATGACCGAAGAAGGTCTTCGAAAGCTGAAAGAGGAACTTGTGCATATGGAATCCGTACAAAGGCCGGAGATTTCGCGTCAGATTGCTGAAGCACGGGACAAGGGCGATTTATCGGAAAATGCGGAATACGATGCCGCCAAAGAAGCCCAGGGATTACTGGAGGGAAAAATCGCACAGCTGAAAGGGCTGATTGCCACTGCCCGTATTATTGATGAGAGTGCTATCAGCACCGATGAGATTCAGATCATGAACAAGGTGACCATCAAGAACCTGAAAACGAAAAAAGACATGACCTATATGCTGGTGTCGGAAAGCGAAGCAGACCTGAAAAGCGGAAAGATCGCTGTGAATACGCCCATTGCGCAAGGCCTGCTGGGTAAAAAGGTAGGAGATAAGGTAGATATCCAGGTGCCGTCGGGTACGCTGAGTTTTGAAGTGTTGGATATTTCGATTTAA
- a CDS encoding HIT family protein, translating to MATIFSRIIAGEIPSYKIAEDDRFFAFLDINPMAKGHALVVPKQEIDYIFDLDDSLLAGMALFAKKVAAAIQAVIPCSRVGMMVIGLEVPHAHIHLIPIQKEGDMSLANPRIRLSKEEFAEIAEKISSRIN from the coding sequence ATGGCAACTATTTTCAGCAGGATCATAGCGGGAGAGATTCCCTCATACAAGATAGCCGAGGACGACCGTTTTTTTGCTTTTCTGGATATCAATCCCATGGCGAAGGGGCATGCATTGGTGGTGCCGAAACAGGAGATCGATTATATTTTTGACCTGGACGACAGCCTGTTGGCTGGGATGGCCCTTTTTGCCAAAAAAGTGGCTGCAGCTATCCAGGCGGTGATCCCTTGCAGCCGCGTGGGGATGATGGTTATCGGGCTGGAGGTCCCGCATGCGCACATACACCTGATCCCCATTCAGAAGGAGGGAGACATGAGCCTGGCCAATCCGCGGATCCGGCTTTCGAAAGAAGAGTTTGCGGAGATTGCCGAAAAAATAAGCAGCCGGATTAACTGA
- the coaA gene encoding type I pantothenate kinase: MIFKPYEVTYSPFRSFTRQEWSMLEDHPEFPIAGIDLTQLQALNEPLTVEEVEEIYIPLIRLLQIHITHYRNLHHEREEFFRNSSQTIPYIIGIAGSVAVGKSTTARVLQKLLSMLPEKPKVELITTDGFLYPNAELEKRGILNKKGFPESYDAKNLLAFLAGVKSGRETLEAPVYSHLYYDIIPNEIQQIGKPDILIVEGINVLQVSLNKKPRRRLFVSDFFDFSIYVDAAEKDIRQWYLERFKTLQKTAFTNPESYFHQYASYREEELMKFANEVWEEINLPNLEQNILPTRFRADLILEKSEHHFVRGVRIRKI; encoded by the coding sequence ATGATTTTTAAACCTTACGAAGTAACTTACTCGCCGTTCCGGAGCTTTACACGCCAGGAATGGAGCATGCTTGAAGACCACCCCGAATTCCCGATTGCGGGTATCGACCTGACACAGTTGCAGGCACTGAACGAACCGCTTACCGTGGAGGAAGTGGAAGAGATCTATATCCCGCTTATCCGGTTGCTGCAAATCCACATCACGCATTACCGGAACCTGCACCACGAACGGGAAGAGTTTTTCAGGAATTCGAGCCAGACCATTCCCTACATCATCGGCATAGCGGGAAGCGTGGCCGTGGGCAAAAGCACCACCGCCCGGGTGCTGCAGAAACTCCTGTCGATGCTCCCCGAAAAACCGAAAGTAGAGTTGATCACCACCGACGGGTTCCTATACCCGAACGCGGAACTTGAGAAGCGGGGGATTTTAAACAAAAAGGGATTCCCCGAAAGTTACGATGCTAAAAACCTCCTTGCTTTTCTGGCCGGGGTGAAGTCGGGAAGGGAAACGCTGGAGGCTCCCGTCTATTCGCACCTGTATTACGATATTATTCCCAACGAGATTCAGCAGATCGGTAAGCCTGATATCCTGATCGTGGAAGGCATCAACGTCTTGCAGGTATCTCTCAATAAGAAACCCCGAAGGCGGCTGTTCGTCTCCGATTTTTTTGATTTCTCCATTTATGTGGATGCGGCTGAAAAAGATATCCGGCAATGGTACCTCGAACGGTTCAAGACACTACAAAAAACAGCATTTACCAATCCCGAATCCTATTTTCATCAATATGCCTCGTACCGGGAAGAAGAGTTGATGAAGTTTGCCAACGAAGTGTGGGAGGAGATAAACCTGCCCAACCTGGAGCAAAACATTCTCCCCACCCGTTTCCGTGCCGACCTGATATTGGAAAAGAGCGAGCACCACTTCGTGAGGGGAGTAAGGATTAGGAAGATATAA
- the htpG gene encoding molecular chaperone HtpG: MIKEGQIGVTTGNIFPIIKKFLYSDHEIFLREVISNAVDATQKLKTLSDVGEFKGDPGDLSVRVVIDKDTKTLTISDRGIGMTADEVDKYINQIALSSANDFLDQYKDNANAIIGHFGLGFYSSFMVSKKVEIVTKSYKEEPAVKWSCEGDPAYKMEEADKTGRGTDIILYIDEENEAFLEKSKIESLLDKYCKFLPVPIVFGKKQEWKDGKYVDTEEDNVINDVNPLWKQKPVGLKDEDYRDFYRKLYPMSMDEPLFWIHLNVDYPFNLTGILYFPKVKNNIELQRNKIQLYSNQVFVTDSVEGIVPEFLTLLHGVLDSPDIPLNVSRSYLQSDNNVKKISNHITKKVADKLEEIFKKERTQLEEKWDSLKIFVEYGMLTEERFYDRASKFALLKNTDNKYFTLDEYKALTESSQTDKNSTLVYLYANNKEDQYTFIDAAKGKGYDVLMMDGQLDVHWLGLLEQKLEKTRFVRVDSDTVEHIIEKDEKTSVELSDKEKENLTEAIQSLLPNIDKTEFNVDFKSLGETTRPVQITQNEFSRRMKEMSAMQPGMAFYGEMPDMFQVIVNMDHPIAKQLLGEVKDKSKEETTAFASENARLKQVIDLALLSNGMLRGEALSNFIKRSVELL; this comes from the coding sequence ATGATAAAAGAAGGACAAATTGGGGTAACAACCGGAAATATTTTCCCCATCATCAAGAAATTTCTTTACAGTGACCACGAAATTTTTCTTCGTGAAGTTATCTCCAACGCAGTGGATGCTACGCAAAAGCTGAAAACATTGTCGGATGTAGGAGAATTCAAAGGTGACCCGGGCGATTTATCCGTCAGGGTAGTTATCGATAAGGATACCAAAACGCTGACCATCTCCGATCGCGGGATCGGAATGACGGCTGACGAAGTGGACAAGTACATCAACCAGATAGCGCTTTCCTCGGCCAACGATTTCCTCGATCAGTACAAGGACAATGCCAATGCCATTATCGGGCATTTCGGGCTGGGTTTTTATTCCTCGTTCATGGTGTCTAAGAAGGTGGAGATCGTCACCAAATCCTACAAGGAGGAACCTGCGGTGAAATGGTCGTGCGAAGGCGATCCGGCCTACAAGATGGAGGAGGCGGACAAAACCGGCCGCGGCACGGACATTATACTCTACATTGACGAAGAGAACGAGGCGTTCCTGGAAAAGAGCAAGATTGAATCGTTGCTGGACAAGTACTGTAAGTTTTTACCGGTTCCTATCGTTTTTGGGAAGAAACAGGAGTGGAAAGACGGAAAGTACGTGGATACCGAAGAAGATAACGTTATCAACGATGTGAATCCGCTCTGGAAACAAAAACCTGTTGGGTTAAAAGACGAGGATTACCGCGATTTTTACCGCAAGCTCTATCCGATGAGCATGGACGAACCGCTCTTCTGGATCCACCTGAACGTGGATTATCCGTTTAACCTCACGGGAATCCTTTATTTCCCGAAGGTCAAAAACAACATAGAGTTGCAACGGAACAAGATACAGCTATACAGCAACCAGGTTTTCGTGACCGATTCGGTGGAAGGGATTGTCCCCGAGTTTCTGACGTTGCTTCACGGTGTCCTCGACTCGCCCGATATCCCGCTCAACGTGTCGCGCTCATACCTGCAAAGCGATAACAACGTGAAGAAGATCTCGAACCACATCACCAAGAAGGTGGCCGACAAGCTGGAGGAGATTTTCAAAAAGGAACGTACGCAGCTCGAAGAGAAATGGGATAGCCTGAAAATTTTCGTTGAATACGGCATGCTTACCGAAGAGCGTTTTTACGACAGGGCTTCCAAGTTTGCACTGCTCAAGAACACCGACAACAAGTACTTCACGCTGGACGAGTACAAGGCCCTTACCGAAAGCAGCCAGACCGACAAGAACAGCACCCTGGTGTACCTGTATGCCAACAACAAGGAAGACCAGTACACCTTTATCGATGCCGCCAAAGGGAAAGGGTACGACGTGCTGATGATGGACGGGCAGCTGGATGTGCATTGGCTGGGACTTCTCGAACAGAAGCTGGAGAAAACCCGTTTCGTACGCGTTGACAGCGACACGGTGGAGCACATCATCGAGAAAGACGAAAAAACCTCCGTGGAATTGTCCGACAAGGAGAAGGAGAACCTGACGGAAGCCATCCAATCACTGCTTCCCAACATCGACAAGACAGAGTTCAACGTCGACTTCAAATCGCTGGGCGAAACCACACGGCCGGTTCAGATCACCCAAAACGAATTTTCACGAAGGATGAAGGAGATGTCGGCCATGCAGCCGGGGATGGCTTTCTACGGAGAGATGCCCGACATGTTCCAGGTAATTGTAAACATGGACCATCCGATTGCCAAACAACTTCTCGGTGAGGTCAAAGATAAATCGAAGGAAGAGACAACGGCATTTGCGTCGGAAAACGCCAGACTGAAACAGGTTATCGACCTGGCGCTGCTCTCCAACGGGATGCTCAGGGGGGAAGCCTTGAGCAACTTCATCAAAAGAAGCGTGGAGCTTCTGTAA
- a CDS encoding RNA polymerase sigma factor encodes MKSKSSFENRLLGLQDNMFNFALTLTADREDAKDLLQETTLRVLDNREKYYENVNFKGWVFTIMHNIFVNNYRKIVRSQTIIDKTENLYHLNLPQDSGFNTPDGAYTIKEINKAIASFTDEYKVPFSMHVSGYKYEEIAQHLGLPIGTVKSRIFFARKRLQEMLKDFRFYTE; translated from the coding sequence ATGAAGTCAAAAAGTTCTTTCGAAAACAGATTGCTGGGCTTGCAGGATAATATGTTTAACTTCGCATTAACTTTAACAGCAGATCGGGAAGATGCAAAAGATCTTTTGCAGGAAACAACTCTCCGGGTTTTGGACAACCGGGAAAAGTATTACGAGAACGTCAATTTTAAAGGATGGGTTTTCACCATCATGCACAATATATTTGTGAATAACTACCGCAAAATTGTCAGAAGCCAGACAATTATCGACAAAACAGAGAATTTGTATCACCTGAACCTGCCACAGGATTCCGGGTTCAATACTCCCGACGGAGCCTACACCATCAAGGAGATCAACAAGGCCATTGCCAGCTTCACCGATGAATACAAAGTTCCCTTCTCCATGCACGTTTCCGGATATAAGTACGAAGAAATTGCGCAACACCTGGGGCTTCCCATCGGCACGGTTAAAAGCCGGATCTTTTTCGCCCGCAAACGCTTGCAGGAGATGCTGAAGGATTTCCGGTTCTATACGGAATAA
- a CDS encoding calcium/sodium antiporter codes for MEVVWLLVSLVILYFGAEWLVSGASSFAARLGVSPLIIGLTIVSMGTSAPELVVSVKAAMNGQSALSIGNVLGSNLFNVGIILGISALIYPLAIKRQLLKFDAPVMVLTAVLFFVLFLDGRISSVEAFLFVFLFVAYMAYLFVTSLKNKNRASEGDEVIKQFKHWAIDVLLIALGFAGLVYGSNLLVDNAIIIAQKLGMSEALIGLTIVAVGTSMPELATSVVAALKKRSDIAIGNVVGSNIFNLLLILGVAGVIYPIETPDINIMDSLFVVGISALLWFFMKIGTRVRRWQGTIFLGVYLVYFLIKFATL; via the coding sequence ATGGAAGTTGTTTGGTTATTGGTTTCACTCGTCATACTTTATTTCGGAGCTGAATGGCTCGTGTCAGGTGCATCGTCCTTTGCTGCCCGGTTGGGTGTCAGCCCGTTGATTATCGGGCTGACCATTGTTTCCATGGGGACGAGCGCTCCCGAGCTGGTGGTTAGCGTAAAAGCCGCGATGAACGGGCAAAGCGCCTTGTCGATTGGAAATGTACTGGGTTCCAACCTGTTTAATGTCGGAATCATTTTGGGCATTTCGGCGCTTATCTATCCGCTGGCCATTAAAAGGCAGCTGTTGAAGTTCGACGCTCCGGTTATGGTACTCACAGCGGTACTGTTCTTCGTGTTGTTTCTCGACGGTAGGATTTCGTCTGTCGAAGCTTTTCTCTTCGTGTTCCTCTTTGTGGCCTACATGGCCTATCTTTTTGTTACTTCGCTGAAAAACAAGAACCGGGCCAGCGAGGGAGACGAAGTCATCAAACAATTCAAACATTGGGCGATAGACGTACTGCTGATCGCACTGGGGTTTGCGGGACTGGTCTACGGTTCAAACCTGTTGGTGGACAATGCCATTATCATCGCCCAGAAATTAGGTATGTCGGAAGCCTTGATCGGGCTGACCATTGTTGCTGTTGGCACCAGCATGCCGGAACTGGCCACGTCTGTGGTGGCCGCCCTGAAAAAACGTTCCGATATTGCTATCGGGAACGTGGTGGGGTCCAATATCTTCAACCTCCTGTTGATTTTGGGTGTTGCCGGCGTTATTTATCCGATCGAGACCCCAGACATCAACATTATGGACAGCCTGTTCGTTGTCGGCATCAGCGCGCTGCTGTGGTTTTTCATGAAGATAGGTACCCGCGTAAGGCGCTGGCAGGGAACTATTTTCCTGGGCGTTTACCTGGTCTATTTCCTGATTAAGTTTGCTACGCTGTAG